In one window of candidate division KSB1 bacterium DNA:
- a CDS encoding DUF362 domain-containing protein — translation MRRRDFLRAIAGSALAAALLPEESAARFLRPADVPADLAVARNGEPAQLVQAAVEALGGMSRFVSRGDIVVVKPNIGWDRLPEQAANTNPEVVAEVVRLCYQAGAKKVLVFDHTSNRAQRCYLRSGIQAAAKEAGAEVSFVHEQKFRNVEIREGVELKSWPFYKDVLEADVLINVPIAKHHSMARLTVGLKNIMGVIGGDRGAIHNHFARKIVDLNTVVKPKLTLVDGYRILRANGPQGGSPRDVQLLKTVVASTDRVAADAYAATWFGLGPQDLDYLVEAHRRGLGEIDFRKLKIREIDLGS, via the coding sequence ATGCGCCGGCGTGACTTCCTGCGGGCGATCGCCGGCAGTGCCTTGGCAGCGGCCCTGCTCCCCGAGGAGTCCGCGGCGCGATTTCTTCGGCCCGCCGACGTCCCTGCGGATCTTGCTGTCGCCAGGAACGGAGAACCCGCTCAGCTAGTCCAGGCGGCCGTCGAGGCCCTGGGGGGCATGTCGCGCTTTGTTTCCCGGGGGGACATCGTGGTGGTGAAACCCAACATCGGCTGGGACCGGCTCCCGGAACAGGCAGCCAATACCAATCCCGAAGTGGTGGCCGAAGTCGTGCGCCTATGTTACCAAGCAGGGGCGAAGAAGGTCCTGGTCTTTGACCATACCAGTAACCGAGCGCAGCGCTGCTACCTCCGGAGTGGAATTCAGGCTGCAGCCAAAGAAGCCGGGGCAGAGGTGTCCTTCGTTCACGAACAGAAATTCCGAAATGTGGAGATTCGCGAGGGCGTGGAGCTGAAATCCTGGCCCTTCTACAAGGACGTTCTCGAAGCGGACGTCCTGATCAACGTGCCGATTGCCAAACACCATTCGATGGCCCGGCTCACCGTGGGGCTGAAGAACATTATGGGTGTGATCGGGGGCGATCGCGGCGCAATTCACAATCACTTCGCCCGAAAGATCGTGGACCTCAACACAGTGGTGAAACCCAAGCTCACCCTTGTCGACGGCTATCGGATCCTTAGGGCCAATGGGCCTCAGGGTGGAAGTCCGCGGGATGTGCAGCTGTTGAAGACAGTCGTCGCGAGCACAGACCGCGTGGCTGCCGACGCCTACGCGGCCACCTGGTTCGGCCTCGGCCCGCAAGACCTCGATTACCTGGTGGAAGCCCACCGGCGGGGCCTCGGCGAAATCGATTTTCGCAAGCTGAAGATCCGAGAGATCGATTTGGGCTCCTGA
- a CDS encoding NapC/NirT family cytochrome c, whose amino-acid sequence MPKDNSHILYNPISFVGGAIAGVSLAIFCLLFFLQLVGEQENPYYGLFLFIVVPAFLILGLLLVPVGAYVEVQRRKRRGIAAPSFPVIDLNDRRHRAYLFGAVLGVVIFLLLSAVGSYEAYHYTDSVDFCGRLCHEVMKPEDTLYRQSPHARVRCVDCHVGAGANWYVRSKLSGLYQVYATVANVYPRPIPTPIENLRPAQETCEQCHWPEQFYGAQQKLFHHFLPDEHNSEWQINMLIKTGGGSPRTGLATGIHWHMNIANRVEYLATDARRQEISWVRFTNKRTGETRVYVDSSSPVTPEEADTLKVRVMDCMDCHNRPTHIYRSPAQIVNLALATGRLKGDLPWIKRVATEALGQEYATTQGALDTIALTLREFYGSEYPELAKDGAVLDSAIATLQELFQLNFFPEMRARWDRYPDNVGHLYFKGCYRCHDGKHVDAEGRAITNECTACHTIVWQGRPDSLEISHTSEGLPFRHPVDVGTAWQEMGCSDCHAGMLP is encoded by the coding sequence GTGCCGAAGGACAACAGCCACATCCTGTACAATCCGATCTCGTTCGTCGGGGGTGCAATCGCCGGCGTCTCCCTGGCCATTTTCTGCCTGCTGTTCTTCCTCCAGCTCGTAGGGGAGCAGGAGAATCCCTACTACGGACTCTTCTTGTTCATTGTGGTGCCGGCGTTTCTGATTCTGGGTCTTCTGCTTGTTCCGGTGGGAGCCTACGTGGAAGTCCAGCGGCGGAAGCGCCGTGGCATTGCGGCGCCGAGCTTCCCCGTGATCGACCTCAACGATCGGCGTCACCGCGCCTACCTCTTCGGCGCTGTGCTGGGCGTGGTGATTTTTCTCTTGCTGAGCGCGGTGGGAAGCTACGAGGCTTACCACTACACGGACTCCGTTGACTTTTGCGGCAGGCTCTGCCACGAAGTAATGAAGCCCGAGGATACCCTCTACCGGCAGTCTCCTCACGCGCGTGTGCGCTGCGTGGACTGCCACGTGGGCGCCGGAGCCAACTGGTACGTTCGGAGCAAATTGTCCGGCCTGTACCAGGTCTACGCCACGGTTGCCAACGTCTACCCGCGTCCCATCCCTACTCCCATCGAGAACCTGCGCCCTGCGCAGGAAACCTGCGAGCAGTGTCACTGGCCGGAGCAGTTCTACGGCGCCCAGCAGAAGCTTTTCCACCATTTCCTTCCGGACGAGCACAACTCCGAGTGGCAGATCAACATGCTGATCAAGACGGGCGGAGGGAGTCCCCGCACGGGGCTGGCCACGGGGATCCATTGGCATATGAACATCGCCAATCGCGTAGAGTATCTGGCCACGGATGCCAGGCGGCAGGAGATCTCGTGGGTGCGCTTCACCAACAAGAGGACGGGCGAGACGCGCGTGTACGTAGACTCGTCCAGTCCCGTCACGCCTGAAGAAGCCGATACCCTGAAAGTCCGGGTGATGGACTGTATGGACTGCCACAACCGTCCCACCCACATCTACCGCAGCCCCGCGCAGATCGTTAACCTTGCCCTGGCCACAGGAAGACTGAAAGGGGACTTGCCCTGGATCAAACGCGTGGCCACTGAGGCCCTGGGTCAGGAGTACGCAACCACCCAGGGTGCTCTCGACACCATCGCCCTCACGCTACGGGAGTTCTACGGGAGCGAGTATCCGGAGCTGGCAAAAGACGGGGCTGTCCTGGACTCCGCTATCGCCACCCTGCAGGAGCTTTTCCAGCTCAACTTCTTCCCCGAGATGCGTGCCCGCTGGGACCGATATCCGGATAATGTGGGGCATCTCTATTTCAAGGGCTGCTACCGCTGCCACGACGGCAAGCACGTGGACGCCGAGGGGAGGGCCATTACCAATGAGTGCACGGCGTGCCACACCATCGTCTGGCAGGGAAGACCCGATAGTCTGGAGATCTCCCATACCTCGGAAGGTCTCCCCTTCCGCCATCCGGTGGACGTGGGGACTGCCTGGCAGGAGATGGGCTGTTCGGATTGCCATGCCGGGATGCTGCCGTAG